A single region of the Salvia miltiorrhiza cultivar Shanhuang (shh) chromosome 8, IMPLAD_Smil_shh, whole genome shotgun sequence genome encodes:
- the LOC130996695 gene encoding small RNA-binding protein 11, chloroplastic has product MKPSTMAAMRKLSNNIIFSSHLTKSSSNIVSPSSVIPALLVFNRGIASKLFVGGLSFYTTEQGLSEAFSQHGQVIEAKIVMDRVSDRSKGFGFVTYASEDEAEKAIAEMDGKELNGRVVFVDYAKPRSRGSRDSMPIARGPPEPAPQS; this is encoded by the exons ATGAAGCCATCGACCATGGCGGCCATGAGGAAACTGTCAAATAACATCATCTTTTCCTCTCACCTTACAAAATCCAGTTCAAATATTGTCTCGCCATCTTCAGTAATTCCAGCCCTCTTAGTTTTTAACAGAGGCATAGCATCCAAGCTCTTCGTCGGAG GCCTTTCATTCTACACAACCGAACAGGGATTGTCTGAGGCATTTTCTCAACACGGTCAAGTTATCGAAG CTAAAATTGTGATGGACAGAGTATCAGATCGATCAAAGGGCTTTGGATTTGTTACTTATGCATCAGAAGATGAAGCTGAGAAAGCTATTGCAGAAATGGATGGAAAG GAACTCAATGGGCGCGTTGTTTTTGTGGACTATGCAAAGCCGAGGTCACGGGGTTCCCGTGATTCGATGCCAATAGCTAGGGGGCCTCCTGAACCAGCACCACAAAGTTGA